One window of the Mytilus galloprovincialis chromosome 14, xbMytGall1.hap1.1, whole genome shotgun sequence genome contains the following:
- the LOC143059438 gene encoding uncharacterized protein LOC143059438 codes for MVCNCNTNCTTDECSDDVTDINTCDCDDKNIISTESGLLPKNFTDFYICSTHFNQLLKRNSDLRRRKVCQLPTLISAHPPVASHSVFGVKKPKPSRNITINDVEKIQKCYGLTLPIGTLACTSCLIKISKQSTEIEAESLDQGKCEDDQIQQCTKLNTDDEIYLMETDELDVLTEKENICDNLHPNIQLHQKSQEVKIIYPSHKFFDINLGFQTSLNKRHYVLWQIFHAFLAQQQINNKYYCKVL; via the exons ATGGTTTGCAATTGTAACACAAACTGCACTACAGATGAGTGTTCTGATGATGTAACTGATATCAACACATGTGATTGCgatgataaaaatataatttcaactGAATCTGGTCTTTTGCCAAAgaattttactgatttttatataTGCTCAACCCATTTTAACCAATTATTGAAAAGAAACTCTGATTTGAGAAGGAGAAAAGTATGTCAGCTTCCTACTTTGATAAGTGCTCATCCTCCAGTAGCATCACATTCTGTTTTTGGTGTTAAAAAGCCAAAACCTAGCCGCAATATCACCATCAATGATGTAGAGAAGATTCAGAAGTGTTATGGCCTCACACTTCCTATTGGAACAC TTGCATGCACTAGCTGCCTTATTAAAATTTCCAAGCAGTCCACAGAGATAGAAGCTGAAAGTCTGGATCAAGGAAAGTGTGAAGATGACCAG ATTCAGCAATGCACAAAATTGAATACAGATGATGAAATCTATCTCATGGAGACTGACGAGTTGGATGTGttaacagaaaaagaaaatatttgcgATAATCTT CATCCGAATATACAGTTACATCAGAAGAGTCAAGAAGTCAAAATTATTTATCCCAGTCACAA GTTCTTTGATATAAATTTGGGGTTTCAAACATCACTAAACAAGAGACATTacgtcctgtggcaaatatttcatgcatttttagcACAACagcaaataaacaataaatattattgTAAAGTTCTTTAA
- the LOC143059718 gene encoding carboxypeptidase B-like has protein sequence MKQSILILFFALGCFAFDFSIYNKLDDIERYLTTLDSCKGRVKSRLESIGTTYEGRSINMITMSTNARAPYCGCKKKAILVECGIHSREFISIAFCLYFMDFLKNTQTGIQLVKKFDWYLIPVLNPDGYVYSMNVERLWRKNRNPFNETCVGTDLNRNFGMEWDPANGGSDDPCNLFSYSGPQSFSELESQAARDVIVNRGIDFVGYLGVHAFGQMWIYPWGYTFDLVPDDATLAKCAQIATAAATDRNGIPYTYGKVTDFFPTIGGLAVDYAKSAGIKFSYEIELRDNGTFGHLLPEDQIIPTSEETTDAIVAWADCVCAEIAS, from the coding sequence ATGAAACAGTCCATTTTAATCTTGTTCTTTGCACTTGGCTGCTTTGCGTTTGACTTTAGCATATATAATAAACTTGATGATATAGAGAGGTATTTGACCACTTTGGATTCTTGCAAAGGCAGAGTTAAGTCGAGGTTAGAAAGTATTGGTACTACGTATGAAGGAAGGAGTATTAATATGATAACAATGTCAACTAATGCTAGGGCACCATATTGTGGTTGCAAAAAGAAGGCGATTTTGGTTGAATGTGGAATTCATTCCAGAGAATTCATATCGATTGCCTTCTGTCTTTACTTTATGGACTTTCTCAAAAACACCCAAACAGGGATCCAGTTGGTGAAAAAGTTTGACTGGTACTTAATACCTGTCCTAAATCCGGATGGTTACGTATACTCTATGAATGTGGAAAGACTTTGGAGAAAAAACAGAAACCCATTTAATGAAACATGTGTTGGCACTGACCTGAACAGAAATTTTGGGATGGAATGGGATCCAGCTAATGGAGGTTCAGATGATCCTtgcaatttattttcatattcagGTCCGCAAAGTTTCAGTGAATTGGAAAGTCAAGCAGCGAGAGATGTTATAGTGAACCGGGGTATTGATTTTGTTGGTTATTTAGGGGTGCATGCTTTTGGTCAGATGTGGATCTATCCCTGGGGATATACGTTTGATTTAGTACCGGATGATGCAACTCTAGCGAAGTGTGCTCAAATTGCAACTGCAGCAGCAACAGATAGAAATGGAATCCCGTATACATATGGTAAAGTCACAGATTTCTTCCCAACGATTGGAGGGTTAGCTGTGGATTACGCAAAATCAGCGGGCATTAAATTTTCTTACGAAATTGAGCTACGAGATAATGGTACATTTGGTCATTTACTGCCAGAGGATCAAATTATTCCGACCTCTGAAGAAACAACTGATGCCATTGTAGCCTGGGCTGACTGTGTCTGCGCTGAAATTGCTTCTTAA